The following are from one region of the Ochotona princeps isolate mOchPri1 chromosome 4, mOchPri1.hap1, whole genome shotgun sequence genome:
- the FIBP gene encoding acidic fibroblast growth factor intracellular-binding protein — MASELDIFVGNTTLIDEDVYRLWLDGYSVNDAVALRVRSGILEQTGATAAVLQSDTMDHYRTFHMLERLLHAPPKLLHQLIFQIPPSRQALLIERYYAFDEAFVREVLGKKLSKGTKKDLDDISAKTGITLKSCRRQFDNFKRVFKVVEEMRGSLSDNIQQHFLLSDRLARDYAAIVFFANNRFETGKKKLQYLSFGDFAYCAELMIQNWTLGAGDSRADDMDMDLDKEFLQDLKELKVLVADKDLLDLHKSLVCTALRGKLGVFSEMEANFKNLSRGLVNVAAKLTHNKDVRDLFVDLVEKFVEPCRSDHWPLGDVRLFLSQYMASVHSLDGFRHQALWDRYMSTLRGCLLRLYHD; from the exons ATGGCCAGCGAGTTGGACATTTTCGTAGGGAACACGACCCTAATCGATGAGGACGTGTATCGCCTGTGGCTGGATGGATACTCAG TGAACGACGCGGTGGCCCTGCGGGTGCGCTCGGGGATCCTGGAGCAGACGGGCGCCACGGCCGCCGTGTTGCAGAGCGACACCATGGACCACTACCGCACCTTCCACATGCTGGAGCGCCTGCTGCACGCGCCGCCCAAGCTGCTGCACCAGCTCATCTTCCAGATCCCGCCCTCGCGGCAGGCGCTGCTTATTGagag GTACTACGCCTTTGATGAGGCCTTTGTCCGGGAGGTGCTGGGCAAGAAGTTGTCTAAGGGCACCAAGAAAGACTTAGATGACATCAGCGCCAAGACTGGCATCACCCTCAAGAGCTGCCGCCGACAG TTTGACAACTTCAAGCGAGTCTTCAAGGTGGTGGAGGAGATGCGGGGCTCACTAAGTGACAACATCCAGCAACACTTCCTACTCTCAGACCGCCTGGCCAG GGACTATGCGGCCATTGTCTTCTTTGCCAATAACCGCTTTGAGACGGGCAAGAAAAAGCTGCAGTACCTCAGCTTCGGTGACTTCGCCTACTGTGCTGAGCTCATGATCCAGAACTGGACCCTCGGGGCTGGCG ACTCCCGGGCTGATGACATGGACATGGACTTGGACAAGGAGTTTCTGCAGGACTTGAAGGAGCTCAAGGTGCTTGTGGCTGATAAGGACCTTCTAGACCTGCACAAGAG CCTGGTGTGCACCGCCCTCCGGGGGAAGCTGGGTGTCTTCTCTGAGATGGAAGCCAACTTCAAG AACCTGTCCCGGGGGCTGGTGAACGTGGCCGCCAAGCTGACCCACAACAAGGACGTCAGGGACCTGTTTGTAGATCTGGTGGAGAAG TTCGTGGAACCCTGCCGCTCGGACCACTGGCCGCTGGGGGATGTGCGGCTCTTCCTCAGTCAGTATATGGCGTCTGTGCACTCCCTGGATGGCTTCCG GCACCAGGCACTCTGGGACCGCTACATGAGCACGCTCCGGGGCTGCCTTCTGCGCCTCTACCACGACTAA
- the CTSW gene encoding cathepsin W translates to MRLAVQLSCLLALLAAGLGQAVRGPGIQDPGPWSLELKEAFALFQIQFNRSYTSAAEQAHRLLIFAHNLAQAQRLQEEDLGTAEFGVTMFSDLTEDEFGQLYGHQMVAGAVPNVSREVVSEAGGESLPPTCDWRKVHGVILPVRNQGNCRCCWAMAAVGNIEALWGIRNHKSVELSVQELLDCDRCNNGCNGGFVWDAFMTVLNNSGLASEKDYPFQGTKEPQECLAKKYQKVAWIQDFFMLPANEDRIAQHLATHGPITVTINKKLLMQYKNGVIKSTHAQCNPEIVDHSVLLVGFGRSEKEEEEGKQESRPRPRRSIPYWILKNSWGESWGERGYFRLHRGSNTCGLTKYPVSARVGLPTKKTRVSCPL, encoded by the exons ATGAGACTCGCTGTGCAGCTCTCCTGCCTCCTTGCTCTGCTGGctgcaggcctgggtcaggctgtcAGGGGGCCAGGCATCCAG GACCCAGGGCCCTGGTCACTGGAGCTAAAAGAGGCCTTCGCGTTGTTCCAGATCCAGTTCAACCGCAGTTACACGAGTGCGGCAG AGCAAGCCCACCGTCTGCTCATCTTTGCCCACAACCTGGCCCAGGCGCAGCGGCTGCAGGAGGAGGACTTGGGCACGGCTGAGTTTGGGGTGACTATGTTCAGTGACCTCACAG AAGATGAGTTTGGCCAGCTCTATGGGCATCAGATGGTGGCTGGCGCGGTGCCCAATGTGAGCAGAGAGGTAGTGTCGGAAGCAGGGGGGGAGTCTTTGCCCCCCACTTGCGACTGGCGGAAGGTACATGGCGTCATCTTGCCCGTCAGGAACCAG GGAaactgcaggtgctgctgggccATGGCAGCGGTGGGCAATATTGAGGCCCTGTGGGGCATCAGGAACCACAAGTCTGTGGAGCTGTCCGTGCAAG AGCTGCTGGACTGTGACCGCTGcaacaatggctgcaatggtggctTCGTGTGGGACGCGTTCATGACAGTGCTCAACAACA GTGGCCTGGCCAGTGAGAAAGACTACCCCTTCCAGGGCACTAAGGAACCCCAGGAGTGCCTGGCCAAGAAGTACCAGAAGGTGGCCTGGATCCAGGACTTCTTCATGCTGCCAGCCAATGAAGACA GAATTGCCCAGCACCTGGCCACCCATGGCCCCATTACAGTGACCATCAACAAAAAGCTACTGATG CAATACAAGAATGGTGTGATTAAGTCCACCCATGCCCAGTGTAACCCTGAGATAGTAGACCACTCGGTCCTGCTGGTGGGGTTCGGCAGGAgcgaaaaagaggaggaggagggcaagcAGGAGTCCCGGCCCCGCCCGCGCCGCTCCATCCCTTACTGGATCCTGAAGAACTCCTGGGGAGAGAGCTGGGGTGAAAGG GGCTATTTCCGGCTGCACCGAGGGAGCAACACGTGTGGCCTTACCAAGTACCCGGTCTCAGCCCGCGTGGGCCTGCCAACTAAGAAGACCCGGGTCTCCTGCCCTCTGTGA